In a genomic window of Sporosarcina trichiuri:
- a CDS encoding carboxypeptidase M32, whose product MDLTVNEQRFMELMKEQNAYKEALTVLQWDSHTQMPPGGVDSRADVTGILSAKLQESETSDRMKDMIEEMKAVSENEFILQAAEECNRIYEKSRKIPNDRYRQYVTLCSKSEAVWGEARKTDDFKLFEPYLQQIVSFNREFADRWGYEGHPYNALLDNHEPGVKVDMLDEVFPALQQSLTGLIEQVKASPLKADTSLLTVPFPATRQKAFCEALLERIGYRFSDGRLDTSAHPYSFAINQQDVRLSTKYDENDFRTSVFSAIHEGGHALYEQNIARRLQGTPLSAASSMGMHESQSLYWEVFVAADRGFWETNYDWFREFSPSHFRSVAFDDFYLALHDVQASLIRIDADPLTYPMHIMMRYELEKGLMTGDLNAAELPGAWNEQMEKHLGIIPQTDRDGVLQDIHWSSGDFGYFPSYALGYLYAAQLHHSMQNEIPFSSCVQENDFLPVRQWFTDHIHQYGKTKRPLELLREATSEELNPRYLIDFYTKKYGAIYQF is encoded by the coding sequence ATGGACTTGACCGTGAACGAACAGCGGTTCATGGAACTGATGAAAGAGCAGAACGCCTACAAGGAAGCGCTGACCGTACTGCAGTGGGATTCCCATACGCAGATGCCGCCGGGCGGCGTGGACAGCCGGGCGGACGTGACCGGCATCCTGTCGGCGAAACTCCAGGAGTCGGAGACATCCGACCGTATGAAAGACATGATCGAGGAAATGAAAGCCGTTTCGGAGAATGAATTCATCCTCCAGGCTGCAGAGGAATGCAATCGAATCTATGAAAAGAGCCGGAAGATCCCAAATGACCGCTACCGTCAGTACGTGACGCTCTGTTCGAAATCGGAGGCGGTCTGGGGAGAAGCGAGGAAAACAGATGATTTCAAGCTGTTCGAGCCGTACTTGCAGCAGATCGTCAGCTTCAACCGGGAGTTCGCGGATCGCTGGGGATACGAAGGGCATCCGTATAACGCACTGCTTGACAACCATGAACCAGGCGTCAAAGTGGATATGCTCGACGAGGTATTTCCCGCGCTGCAGCAATCGCTCACAGGTCTGATTGAACAAGTGAAGGCGAGTCCGCTGAAAGCCGACACTTCCCTGCTGACGGTCCCGTTTCCGGCAACTCGGCAGAAAGCGTTCTGTGAAGCGCTGCTGGAACGGATCGGCTACCGGTTTTCAGACGGACGCCTCGATACGTCCGCCCATCCGTACAGTTTCGCCATCAACCAGCAGGACGTCCGGCTGTCGACGAAGTATGACGAAAATGATTTCCGGACAAGTGTCTTCAGTGCCATCCATGAGGGCGGGCATGCGCTGTACGAGCAGAATATCGCACGCCGGCTGCAAGGTACACCATTATCAGCAGCGAGCTCAATGGGTATGCACGAGTCCCAGTCGCTGTATTGGGAAGTATTCGTTGCAGCAGACCGGGGATTCTGGGAAACGAATTACGATTGGTTCCGGGAATTTTCCCCGTCCCATTTCCGCTCGGTCGCTTTCGATGACTTCTACTTGGCGCTGCATGATGTGCAGGCATCCCTGATTCGGATCGACGCGGATCCGCTGACCTATCCGATGCATATCATGATGCGGTATGAGCTGGAAAAAGGTCTGATGACCGGTGATCTTAATGCGGCTGAGCTGCCGGGTGCGTGGAATGAGCAAATGGAGAAACACCTCGGTATCATTCCGCAAACAGATCGGGACGGCGTCTTGCAGGACATCCACTGGTCAAGCGGCGACTTCGGATACTTCCCATCCTATGCACTCGGCTATTTGTACGCGGCTCAGCTGCATCATTCCATGCAGAACGAGATCCCTTTCAGCAGCTGTGTGCAGGAGAACGACTTCCTGCCTGTCCGGCAGTGGTTCACCGACCATATCCATCAATACGGGAAGACGAAACGTCCGCTTGAGCTCCTTCGGGAAGCGACTTCTGAGGAATTGAACCCGAGGTATCTGATTGATTTCTACACCAAGAAGTACGGGGCGATCTACCAATTTTAA
- the opp4C gene encoding oligopeptide ABC transporter permease, which yields MQTYPNDTVQDQHAAVKEKPKSPFQLALRRFLKNKLAVTGVIVLLLVILAAVFAPLLTQYDPERGDLLAVDSPPGNGHLLGTDSSGRDNWARLLYGGRVSLIVGFSAMLFTLSIGVVTGAISGYYGGKVDSFIMRMADLFLALPFLVLALTIIALLDNVTIGVFVTIIAITTWPTLTRLIRGAFLSIREEEFITGAKALGASDLRIICKHFLPNAVGPIIVNATLMMATMIIVESGMSFIGMGIPQPTPTWGNMLSEAQNLRVLRDQPEVWLPPGLGILVTVLAINFIGDGLRDAFDPKSNRR from the coding sequence ATGCAAACCTATCCAAATGACACAGTGCAGGACCAGCATGCTGCCGTGAAAGAGAAACCGAAAAGTCCGTTTCAGCTGGCCCTCCGCCGTTTCCTGAAAAACAAGCTTGCGGTGACTGGTGTCATCGTTCTGCTTCTGGTCATCCTGGCGGCAGTCTTCGCACCGCTTCTCACCCAGTATGATCCGGAACGGGGAGACCTCCTTGCAGTCGACAGTCCGCCGGGAAATGGCCATCTGCTCGGAACGGACAGTTCAGGACGTGATAACTGGGCACGGCTGCTCTATGGCGGACGGGTCTCCCTGATCGTCGGGTTCAGTGCGATGCTGTTCACCTTGTCGATCGGAGTGGTGACCGGAGCGATCAGCGGCTACTATGGCGGGAAGGTCGACAGCTTCATCATGAGGATGGCGGATCTGTTCCTGGCGCTGCCATTCCTCGTCCTTGCCCTGACGATCATCGCGCTGCTGGATAACGTGACCATCGGTGTCTTCGTAACCATCATAGCGATCACGACATGGCCGACATTGACCCGGCTGATCCGCGGGGCATTCCTGTCCATCCGTGAAGAGGAGTTTATCACAGGGGCGAAAGCGCTCGGTGCAAGTGATCTGCGCATCATCTGCAAACACTTCCTGCCGAACGCGGTAGGTCCGATCATCGTCAATGCGACACTCATGATGGCCACGATGATCATCGTGGAATCAGGGATGAGCTTCATCGGGATGGGGATTCCTCAGCCGACTCCGACTTGGGGTAACATGCTTTCGGAAGCGCAGAACTTGCGGGTGCTCCGCGATCAGCCGGAAGTATGGCTGCCGCCCGGTCTCGGCATCCTGGTGACCGTACTCGCCATCAACTTCATCGGTGATGGGCTGAGAGACGCGTTCGACCCGAAGAGCAACAGGCGATGA
- a CDS encoding ABC transporter permease, whose translation MFQYAIRRILVFIPMLFLLTVIIFGLAKAAPGDPFTGKILDPSIDPEVYELRKEALGLNDPVPVQYMHWVGSVAKGNLGESITYNGRSVTDLIGERLMNTVYLGTFALAITLLVAIPIGLYSAKHPYSMLDYSATAFGFMGLAVPNFFFGLIAIFVFAISLGWFPAQGTVSSVDATGFTLFLDRLHHMILPGLTLGLAGTATYMRYMRSEVLDVLGSDYIKTARAKGMSESSILYKHTLRNAIIPIITLLGFEFGALLSGAVITEQVFNYPGLGTLFITSIVNRDYPVVMAINLLLGVTILVGNLLADMLYSAVDPRIRYE comes from the coding sequence ATGTTTCAATACGCTATCAGAAGGATCCTGGTCTTCATCCCGATGCTGTTTTTGCTGACGGTCATCATTTTCGGATTGGCGAAAGCGGCACCGGGCGATCCGTTCACAGGAAAGATCCTCGATCCGAGTATCGATCCGGAAGTGTACGAACTGCGAAAGGAGGCTCTTGGGCTGAATGATCCTGTGCCTGTGCAATATATGCACTGGGTCGGATCCGTCGCCAAAGGGAATCTCGGCGAATCGATCACATACAATGGACGGTCTGTTACGGACCTGATCGGCGAACGGCTGATGAACACCGTCTACCTCGGTACGTTCGCATTGGCGATTACATTGCTTGTCGCGATTCCGATCGGTCTGTATTCAGCGAAGCATCCGTATTCGATGCTCGATTACAGCGCTACTGCGTTCGGATTCATGGGGCTTGCAGTGCCGAACTTCTTCTTCGGGCTCATTGCAATTTTCGTGTTTGCGATCAGTCTGGGCTGGTTCCCCGCACAGGGGACGGTCTCCAGCGTGGACGCGACAGGTTTTACACTGTTCCTGGACAGGCTGCACCATATGATCCTGCCGGGTCTGACACTGGGCCTGGCGGGCACCGCGACATACATGCGCTATATGCGCTCGGAAGTGCTCGATGTACTCGGCAGTGACTACATCAAGACTGCACGGGCGAAAGGGATGAGTGAATCATCCATCTTATATAAACACACGCTGCGGAATGCGATCATTCCGATCATCACACTGCTTGGATTCGAATTTGGCGCATTGCTGAGCGGTGCAGTCATCACCGAGCAGGTCTTCAACTATCCGGGGCTCGGGACACTGTTCATCACATCGATTGTCAACCGTGATTATCCGGTTGTCATGGCAATCAACCTTCTGCTGGGGGTAACGATCCTTGTCGGCAATCTGCTGGCGGATATGCTCTACAGTGCTGTCGATCCGAGAATCCGCTATGAATGA
- a CDS encoding peptide-binding protein, giving the protein MRTRIRFRTLVLLTAAILLLGACGLKEDRGPDESADTAPGEPKEGGIVVGAMATAPTGMFNPIFYEEAYDEAILRLTHESLVSQNDQLEFVPQLAKKWETNEDQTEITFQLEEGVKWHDGEEFTAEDVVFTYQMMSDPLYVETGGFRTDYVQGLKGYDEYNAGDTEKFEGVTAIDPYTVKFSFAEPNVTPLYSAGFQIIPKHIFGEIPIQDIPKSDASLKGGSVIGTGPFKLTKIVDRQQYVFERNDEYWKGRPHLEKIVWKVVDEAIMTGLLKTGDIDFVADPNGMSPADYKSVQVMGNLQIIEQPEFGNQFLGFKMNYRDPAANDQKAKDPDSWKVNEKIANPKVRQAIAYAVNREGIINGLLYGHGEKTNTTIARQFWAYSEDAPVDYTHDPGKAEQLLDQEGYTDRDGDGFREDPDGGKWVLNLDFPTGNKIRERTAPLLKQQLEEVGIRVNMRQPKEMTAYIDALENRDSDWDLFLLGWALDSHDPDPSSLWSSEAAYNYSRWNNEEADALLKQAMKAPEAFDQDYRKEVYADWQREFSEDLPALFLYVQDNLWVVNDRVEGIEPLPFTIMNNVQDWWVSR; this is encoded by the coding sequence ATGAGAACAAGAATTCGATTCCGAACGCTGGTCCTGTTGACCGCTGCCATTCTGTTGCTCGGCGCCTGCGGTTTGAAGGAAGACCGGGGGCCGGATGAATCGGCGGATACCGCACCTGGAGAACCGAAAGAAGGCGGCATCGTCGTCGGGGCAATGGCAACCGCACCGACCGGGATGTTCAACCCGATATTCTACGAAGAAGCTTACGATGAAGCGATTCTGCGATTGACGCATGAGAGCCTTGTCAGCCAGAACGACCAGCTGGAATTCGTCCCGCAGCTCGCAAAAAAATGGGAAACGAATGAGGACCAGACGGAAATCACCTTTCAATTAGAGGAAGGCGTGAAGTGGCATGACGGTGAGGAATTCACTGCAGAGGACGTTGTCTTCACCTATCAGATGATGTCCGATCCGCTGTACGTCGAAACGGGCGGTTTCCGGACGGACTATGTGCAGGGACTGAAAGGGTACGACGAATACAACGCCGGCGACACGGAAAAGTTCGAAGGCGTGACAGCGATCGATCCGTATACGGTCAAATTCAGTTTTGCGGAACCGAATGTAACTCCGCTTTACTCTGCCGGATTCCAGATCATCCCGAAGCATATCTTCGGGGAGATCCCCATCCAGGATATTCCGAAATCGGATGCCTCATTGAAAGGCGGGTCGGTCATCGGTACGGGTCCATTCAAGTTGACGAAGATCGTCGACCGCCAGCAGTACGTATTCGAGCGGAACGACGAGTATTGGAAAGGGCGCCCGCATCTCGAAAAGATTGTCTGGAAAGTCGTCGATGAAGCGATCATGACAGGGCTGCTGAAGACAGGCGACATCGATTTCGTAGCCGATCCGAACGGCATGTCGCCGGCGGATTACAAATCCGTCCAGGTTATGGGAAATCTGCAGATCATCGAACAGCCTGAGTTCGGGAACCAATTCCTTGGATTCAAGATGAATTACCGGGATCCGGCTGCCAATGACCAGAAAGCGAAGGACCCGGACAGCTGGAAAGTGAATGAGAAGATCGCCAACCCGAAAGTCCGTCAGGCGATCGCCTATGCGGTCAACCGGGAGGGGATCATCAATGGTCTTCTATATGGGCACGGAGAGAAAACGAACACTACGATCGCCCGGCAGTTCTGGGCATACAGCGAGGACGCACCGGTCGACTATACGCACGATCCCGGGAAAGCGGAACAGCTGCTCGATCAAGAAGGATATACCGACCGCGACGGTGACGGCTTCCGGGAAGATCCGGATGGCGGCAAGTGGGTGCTGAACCTCGATTTCCCGACAGGCAACAAAATCAGGGAACGGACCGCGCCTCTGCTGAAGCAGCAATTGGAGGAAGTGGGCATCCGTGTCAATATGCGGCAGCCGAAGGAAATGACAGCGTATATCGATGCGCTTGAAAACAGGGACAGCGACTGGGACCTATTCCTGCTCGGCTGGGCGCTCGACAGCCACGATCCTGATCCATCGAGCCTGTGGTCATCTGAAGCTGCCTACAACTATTCCCGATGGAACAACGAAGAGGCGGATGCCCTGCTGAAGCAGGCGATGAAAGCGCCGGAGGCATTCGATCAGGATTATAGGAAGGAAGTCTATGCTGACTGGCAGCGGGAATTCTCGGAAGACCTGCCGGCACTGTTCCTTTACGTGCAGGACAACCTATGGGTCGTGAACGACCGTGTTGAAGGAATCGAACCGCTGCCGTTCACAATCATGAACAACGTCCAGGACTGGTGGGTCAGCCGATGA
- a CDS encoding ABC transporter ATP-binding protein, with the protein MSDLNFNQAASADHLLEVRHLKKYFPIKSGVIRHTTGNVKAVDDVSFSIREGETLGVVGESGSGKSTLGRVILRLLSATDGTITFAGRDITGLKEKELRSIRKDMQIIFQDPFSSLNSKMSVQELIEETLIIQTDMQKAERKRKVEAIVEKVGLRVADLQKYPHEFSGGQRQRISIARALVNNPKFVVCDEPVSALDVSIQAQVLNLMMDLQDELGLTYLFIAHDLSVVKHISDRIVVMYLGNIVEIAPKSGLYDNPKHPYTQALLDSVSVVDRGTEKKRTREKIILKGTMPSPADPPSGCVFRTRCPFAFDRCITEKPELTELSDGHFAACHLNTEPAREHRLQKQIEKEVSRP; encoded by the coding sequence ATGAGCGATTTGAACTTTAATCAGGCAGCTTCCGCGGATCATCTGCTGGAAGTGCGCCATCTGAAGAAATACTTTCCGATCAAAAGCGGAGTCATCCGTCACACGACCGGAAATGTCAAAGCGGTTGATGATGTGTCATTCAGCATCCGGGAAGGGGAAACACTTGGCGTCGTCGGAGAATCGGGTTCTGGCAAGTCCACACTCGGACGTGTGATTCTCAGGCTGCTGAGCGCAACTGACGGTACTATCACTTTCGCAGGAAGGGACATAACCGGACTGAAAGAGAAAGAGCTGCGCAGTATCCGGAAAGACATGCAGATCATCTTCCAGGATCCCTTTTCTTCGCTCAACTCGAAGATGAGTGTCCAGGAACTGATCGAAGAGACGCTGATCATCCAGACCGATATGCAGAAAGCCGAACGGAAACGGAAAGTGGAAGCGATTGTTGAGAAAGTCGGCTTGCGGGTTGCGGATCTCCAAAAGTATCCTCATGAATTTTCGGGTGGTCAGCGGCAGCGGATCAGCATTGCGAGGGCGCTCGTCAATAATCCGAAGTTCGTCGTATGCGATGAACCCGTATCTGCACTCGACGTATCCATCCAGGCGCAAGTGCTGAATCTTATGATGGACCTTCAAGATGAGCTCGGCCTGACGTATTTGTTCATCGCCCATGATCTGAGCGTCGTCAAGCATATCAGCGACCGCATTGTGGTGATGTACCTCGGCAACATTGTCGAAATCGCCCCGAAATCGGGTTTGTATGACAACCCGAAACACCCTTATACACAGGCGCTGCTCGATTCCGTCTCTGTCGTGGACAGAGGCACTGAAAAAAAGCGGACCAGAGAGAAGATCATCTTGAAAGGGACGATGCCGAGCCCTGCGGATCCGCCGTCGGGCTGCGTGTTCAGGACACGCTGCCCATTCGCTTTCGACAGGTGCATAACGGAGAAACCTGAGCTCACGGAATTGTCGGATGGTCATTTCGCTGCCTGCCACTTGAATACCGAGCCGGCCAGGGAGCACCGACTACAGAAACAGATCGAAAAAGAGGTGTCGCGGCCATGA
- a CDS encoding ABC transporter ATP-binding protein, producing MERPVLNVEHLKTYFHVDDQKIAKAVDDVSFEIRPGESLSIVGESGSGKSMTANSVMGLISKPGRIEDGSIRLDGRELTGLSDKELERIRGKEMAMIFQEPMTALNPVFTIGSQITEMLRKHKRMGKKAAREQAVRLLAEVGITRPEQIVDEYPHKLSGGMRQRVMIAIAISCQPKLLIADEPTTALDVTIQAQILTLLDDMRKKMDMSILMITHDLGVVSDYADRVIVMYGGQVVEQAPTKELLRHTKHPYTQGLLDSMPDLTTDTDRLKTVPGAVPAATDFPKGCRFASRCPFVMDRCLESNPELLEVSPGHFARCHLYEEEEK from the coding sequence ATGGAGCGTCCGGTATTGAATGTGGAACATTTGAAAACGTACTTTCATGTGGACGACCAGAAGATTGCGAAGGCAGTCGACGATGTATCTTTCGAGATCCGTCCAGGAGAATCACTTTCGATTGTCGGAGAATCCGGCAGCGGAAAAAGCATGACGGCGAATTCCGTCATGGGGCTGATCAGCAAGCCGGGAAGAATCGAAGACGGATCCATCCGGCTGGATGGTCGTGAACTGACAGGGCTATCCGATAAGGAACTGGAGCGGATCCGCGGCAAGGAGATGGCGATGATCTTCCAAGAACCGATGACCGCGCTGAACCCGGTATTCACAATCGGCAGTCAGATCACCGAAATGCTGCGTAAGCATAAGAGAATGGGCAAGAAAGCGGCACGTGAACAAGCGGTCCGGCTTCTCGCAGAAGTCGGCATCACACGCCCGGAGCAAATCGTCGATGAGTATCCCCACAAATTATCTGGAGGCATGCGCCAGCGTGTCATGATTGCCATTGCGATCTCCTGCCAGCCGAAATTACTCATCGCAGACGAACCGACTACTGCACTCGATGTCACCATCCAAGCACAAATCCTCACATTGCTCGACGACATGCGTAAGAAGATGGACATGTCGATACTTATGATCACTCACGATTTAGGGGTTGTCTCCGACTATGCAGACCGGGTCATCGTCATGTATGGCGGGCAGGTCGTGGAACAGGCCCCGACCAAAGAGCTGCTCCGCCATACAAAACATCCATATACACAGGGGCTGCTCGACAGCATGCCGGATTTGACCACTGATACAGACCGCCTGAAGACCGTTCCGGGGGCTGTGCCCGCTGCTACGGACTTTCCGAAGGGCTGCCGGTTCGCTTCTCGGTGTCCGTTCGTCATGGACCGTTGCCTGGAAAGCAATCCGGAGCTGCTGGAAGTCAGTCCCGGCCACTTCGCCCGCTGCCATTTGTATGAGGAGGAGGAGAAATGA
- a CDS encoding NADP-dependent oxidoreductase has protein sequence MDRPSISEHELLVRVRAVGVGIHDSYFLPQEMAYPYPIGIEAAGVIEQTGSSVTDYQTGDRIAFVSMMQPKGGTWAEYAAVTEDSLIIPIPDSMDFTEAAAIPVAGNTVLHAMTALPLQSGDSVFIAGASGAIGTFAIQIAKARGWHVAGSASPKNHDYMKSLGADKTVDYRDPAWADVIRSWRPGGVDAAIAIQPGTGTDSMHVVKDGGTVITISGDRFPPERGIHVAFVPHKADVRRQLAELFASISDGQTQLVIEKVYPFDQGLSALKKTQTRHARGKLVLSLE, from the coding sequence GTGGACCGTCCTTCGATCAGTGAACATGAATTGCTCGTCCGCGTCAGGGCGGTCGGTGTCGGCATCCACGATTCCTACTTCCTGCCGCAGGAGATGGCGTACCCGTATCCGATCGGCATCGAAGCAGCCGGCGTCATTGAACAGACCGGCAGCTCCGTGACGGACTATCAGACGGGAGACCGGATCGCCTTTGTCAGCATGATGCAGCCGAAGGGAGGCACATGGGCAGAGTATGCCGCTGTCACGGAGGACTCCCTGATCATCCCGATCCCTGACTCCATGGATTTCACTGAAGCCGCTGCCATCCCGGTCGCCGGCAACACAGTGCTCCATGCGATGACCGCGCTGCCGCTGCAGTCCGGCGATTCCGTCTTCATCGCCGGCGCGTCGGGCGCCATCGGCACATTCGCCATCCAGATCGCCAAGGCGCGCGGCTGGCATGTGGCGGGTTCCGCCTCTCCGAAGAACCATGACTATATGAAGTCGCTCGGGGCCGATAAAACGGTCGATTACCGGGACCCGGCATGGGCCGATGTGATCCGCAGCTGGCGGCCGGGCGGTGTGGACGCCGCCATCGCCATCCAGCCCGGCACGGGGACCGACAGTATGCACGTCGTCAAGGACGGCGGTACAGTTATCACGATTTCAGGCGACCGTTTTCCGCCCGAGCGCGGCATCCATGTCGCATTCGTGCCGCACAAAGCGGATGTCCGCAGGCAGCTGGCGGAGTTGTTCGCGTCCATTTCGGACGGTCAGACACAGCTCGTCATCGAAAAGGTCTATCCATTCGACCAGGGACTCAGCGCCCTCAAGAAGACGCAGACCCGGCATGCCAGAGGGAAACTCGTCCTCTCCCTGGAATGA
- a CDS encoding gluconate 2-dehydrogenase subunit 3 family protein codes for MADEKRTPDKEPQSSPMSRRTFLKNSGMVAGGVVGGSLLGGLFMNDRKNEKEKKEEKTETTTSFQEARIFFTREEDFRALEAATECIFPEDHHGSGAIGLGVPYFIDKQLAGDWGINARDYRKGPFKVYEAGQLAPDASTEAANPKPVGASSQGEDPSDSHLQDQSILTRREIFTYGLRALNSSSQDQYKKPYYELEEDQQIDLLHKFEEGKAKMKGVPSSVFFALLRQATLEGAYSDPIYGGNKNMEGWKMRNYPGAYPSYMGLLEKDEFAELKPVALKDTQHH; via the coding sequence ATGGCAGACGAGAAACGGACTCCCGATAAGGAGCCGCAGAGTTCACCGATGAGCCGCCGGACGTTCTTGAAAAACAGCGGAATGGTCGCCGGCGGCGTCGTCGGTGGTTCCCTGCTCGGCGGTCTGTTCATGAATGACCGCAAAAACGAGAAGGAGAAGAAAGAGGAGAAGACCGAAACGACGACCTCTTTCCAGGAAGCCCGCATATTCTTCACACGCGAAGAGGACTTCAGAGCACTGGAAGCGGCAACCGAGTGCATTTTCCCTGAAGACCATCACGGCTCCGGAGCGATCGGTCTCGGTGTTCCGTACTTCATCGACAAACAGCTCGCAGGCGATTGGGGCATCAACGCCCGGGATTACCGGAAAGGCCCCTTCAAAGTATACGAAGCCGGCCAGCTTGCGCCGGATGCCTCCACGGAAGCTGCCAACCCGAAACCGGTCGGGGCAAGCAGCCAGGGGGAAGACCCGTCGGATTCCCACTTGCAGGACCAGTCCATCCTGACCCGGCGTGAAATCTTTACATACGGTCTCCGCGCACTCAACAGCAGCAGCCAGGACCAGTATAAGAAGCCCTATTACGAATTGGAGGAAGACCAGCAGATCGACCTGCTGCACAAATTCGAAGAGGGCAAAGCGAAGATGAAAGGCGTCCCGTCTTCCGTCTTCTTTGCGCTTCTGCGCCAGGCGACATTGGAAGGTGCCTATTCCGATCCGATCTACGGCGGCAACAAAAACATGGAAGGCTGGAAGATGCGCAATTATCCCGGCGCGTACCCGTCCTATATGGGCCTTCTGGAGAAAGATGAATTCGCGGAACTGAAGCCGGTCGCCCTGAAAGACACCCAGCATCATTAA
- a CDS encoding GMC family oxidoreductase, whose translation MAKKLKKADVAIIGSGWAGGIIGAELSKKGYKVVALERGEDREVADFRGEKDELRYSQRYALMQDLSKDTMTSRATQDEEALPVRTNKNAILGTDKGGSGVHWNGVNFRYRPYDFEIRSKTVERYGESKIPKGMTIQDWGLTYDDLEPYYDKYEKTAGMSGEPNPIGPKRSDDYPNVPSLETPSIRLFKDASEKLGYHPYQLPTANVTEQYTNPDGETINACVYCAFCETYGCHFGAKADPIITVLKTAQKTGNYELRYNAYAHRILHQNGKATGVLYTDTLTGQEYEQPADVVVAAGFIFSNTRLMLLSKIGTPYNPKTREGIIGKNFTGHFSNINYLGARGFFEKKEFNTFMGAGALGATFDDFAADDLDHTDLDFLHGFEVQHQVSGLRPIENNFVPSGTPSWGKEFKDKSIHYANRHLYVNALTGTMPWDHNYMDLDPKYTDFRGDPLLRVTNKYTDQDKNLMRYAIDICTKIMKEMGADTVEPDKVEDDTEFNNSYTTGHFAGGVIMGDDPATSALNSYQQMWEMDNLFVAGASSFPHFGNYNPTETVGALAYRTADGIDRYLKEGGLLVQAEQTALS comes from the coding sequence TTGGCGAAAAAACTGAAAAAAGCGGACGTTGCAATCATAGGAAGCGGATGGGCAGGAGGCATCATCGGTGCTGAACTCTCGAAGAAAGGGTACAAAGTGGTCGCTCTCGAACGCGGTGAAGACCGGGAAGTCGCAGATTTCAGAGGAGAGAAAGACGAACTGCGCTACTCCCAGCGCTATGCCCTCATGCAGGACCTTTCCAAGGACACCATGACATCCCGGGCAACCCAAGACGAAGAGGCCCTCCCCGTCCGGACGAATAAGAACGCAATACTCGGGACGGACAAAGGGGGATCCGGCGTCCATTGGAACGGTGTCAATTTCCGGTACCGTCCGTATGATTTCGAGATCCGCTCGAAGACGGTCGAACGGTACGGCGAGTCCAAGATCCCTAAGGGGATGACCATCCAGGACTGGGGCCTGACCTATGATGATCTGGAACCATACTATGACAAATATGAAAAGACAGCAGGCATGTCCGGGGAACCGAACCCGATCGGTCCGAAACGTTCGGATGATTACCCGAATGTCCCGTCCCTTGAAACGCCGTCCATCCGGCTGTTCAAGGATGCATCGGAAAAACTGGGCTATCATCCATACCAGCTGCCGACCGCAAACGTGACAGAGCAGTATACGAACCCAGACGGCGAAACGATCAACGCCTGTGTCTACTGTGCATTTTGTGAAACCTACGGCTGCCATTTCGGTGCGAAAGCCGATCCGATCATCACTGTCCTGAAGACAGCCCAGAAGACCGGCAACTATGAGCTCCGCTACAACGCATATGCTCACCGCATCCTGCACCAGAATGGCAAAGCGACGGGGGTCCTGTACACCGACACCCTGACCGGCCAGGAATACGAACAGCCGGCGGATGTCGTCGTCGCTGCAGGATTCATCTTCTCCAACACCCGCCTCATGCTTTTGTCAAAGATCGGGACACCATATAACCCGAAGACCCGCGAAGGGATCATCGGCAAAAATTTCACAGGCCACTTCAGCAACATCAACTATCTCGGTGCACGGGGCTTCTTCGAGAAGAAGGAGTTCAACACCTTCATGGGGGCGGGCGCACTCGGTGCCACGTTCGACGATTTCGCTGCTGATGATCTCGACCACACCGATCTCGATTTCCTGCATGGCTTTGAAGTGCAGCATCAGGTGTCGGGTCTGCGGCCGATCGAAAACAACTTCGTCCCATCCGGCACACCTTCGTGGGGCAAGGAGTTCAAAGACAAGTCGATCCATTATGCCAATCGTCATCTATACGTCAATGCATTGACCGGCACGATGCCATGGGATCATAACTACATGGATCTCGATCCGAAATACACCGATTTCCGCGGCGATCCGCTTCTTCGTGTGACGAACAAATACACCGATCAGGATAAAAACCTCATGCGCTACGCTATCGATATCTGTACAAAAATCATGAAGGAAATGGGCGCGGACACCGTGGAACCTGACAAAGTGGAAGATGATACGGAGTTCAACAACTCCTACACGACCGGTCACTTTGCGGGAGGCGTCATCATGGGGGATGACCCGGCCACCTCCGCACTCAACAGCTATCAGCAGATGTGGGAGATGGACAACCTGTTCGTCGCCGGTGCCTCCTCTTTCCCGCATTTCGGCAACTACAATCCGACTGAAACCGTCGGGGCGCTCGCCTACCGGACGGCAGACGGCATCGACCGGTATCTGAAGGAAGGCGGCCTCCTCGTCCAGGCGGAACAGACTGCCCTTTCCTGA